The Carassius carassius chromosome 9, fCarCar2.1, whole genome shotgun sequence genome includes a region encoding these proteins:
- the LOC132148858 gene encoding voltage-dependent calcium channel gamma-1 subunit-like, producing MLEDKKTKVKITFLVILVGISSMLAAVVTDHWAVLSPRVERLNTTCEAAYFGLWRLCKKSIYIVEEDPQGKGCGPISLPGVKNCSYFKHFTSGEEAEVFEVKTQKEYNISAAAIAVFSLAFMTLGSLCLLGAFGKGRDYLLRPAGMFFAFAGLCIVISVEIMRQSVKRMIDSDETIWIEYYYSWSFACACAAFTLLFLSGISLLIISMPHMPRNPWETCMDAEPEPID from the exons ATGCTGGAGGACAAGAAGACCAAGGTGAAGATCACCTTCCTGGTTATCCTGGTAGGCATCTCATCCATGTTGGCGGCGGTGGTGACGGACCACTGGGCGGTGCTGAGTCCCAGGGTGGAGCGGCTCAACACCACCTGCGAAGCAGCCTATTTCGGACTTTGGAGGCTGTGTAAAAAGAGTATCTACATTGTAGAGGAAGACCCCCAGGGCAAAGGCTGTGGCCCTATCAGCCTGCCAGGAG TCAAGAACTGCTCCTACTTCAAACACTTCACATCAGGGGAAGAGGCTGAAGTTTTTGAAGTAAAGACTCAGAAAG AGTACAACATCTCAGCTGCTGCCATAGCCGTCTTCAGTCTGGCCTTCATGACCCTGGGCAGTCTCTGCCTCCTGGGGGCTTTTGGAAAGGGCAGAGACTACCTGCTGAGACCAGCTGGCATGTTCTTTGCTTTTGCAG GTCTGTGCATCGTCATCTCAGTGGAGATCATGAGGCAGTCGGTCAAACGCATGATCGACAGCGACGAGACCATATGGATCGAGTACTACTATTCGTGGTCCTTCGCTTGCGCCTGCGCCGCCTtcaccctcctcttcctcagcGGCATCAGCCTCCTCATCATCTCCATGCCACACATGCCCAGAAACCCCTGGGAGACCTGCATGGATGCCGAACCAGAACCCATAGACTAG